A window of the Glaciimonas sp. CA11.2 genome harbors these coding sequences:
- a CDS encoding lipopolysaccharide biosynthesis protein — protein MERSAAMKINQSGGVASGSIWSIVDNLAQQALSFIIFAVLARFLAPDAFGLLTTAHLFILFTRLVVFDAIAMPIVRTKDPTDRLYSWVFTCCMLASLVLAGAMFFSAGLISALFRAPDLKVVLQGMSLSIVFYGLVRAYEARLVRNMMFRQLAVRSIVSITVGGLVGIYLAAHGWGGMSLVVQQVTASGLGLLLVVAQSRWLPRMVFDSALMRRYLADIRQVGLSGLLGFVNTNGDALLVSLLLGPYATGVYNLAKRVTSAVYLVISSSMHKVALPVFSDAGTDLAALRRGYLKILGITIFCVAPLLCFQAVLAKPLVAIVFGTKWLPAAPTIAALAVLYLLSSVTQLNDYLFFAMGKNRVPVLLGIIQLLLAAGFSAIFQNFGLIGMSLSFCGAFLLVYPISQVFLNRILNLNLRMMWHALAPPLVGSVMLFVGLSVYLLCIPDHLTDVASIGGGVLVSCLLYPFIVVITGWKIRAFNSSWHEMLMAALRVRRFFTRSSSEIL, from the coding sequence ATGGAACGAAGCGCCGCGATGAAGATTAATCAATCGGGCGGTGTTGCTTCAGGTTCGATCTGGTCGATCGTAGATAACCTTGCTCAGCAAGCCTTGTCTTTCATTATCTTTGCCGTTCTGGCGCGCTTTCTTGCGCCCGATGCTTTTGGCTTGCTGACGACCGCCCATCTTTTTATCCTCTTCACCCGACTTGTCGTATTCGATGCGATTGCTATGCCCATCGTGCGGACAAAAGATCCAACCGACCGCCTTTACTCTTGGGTATTCACCTGCTGCATGTTGGCAAGCCTGGTGCTCGCTGGCGCGATGTTTTTTTCGGCTGGATTGATTTCTGCACTATTTCGCGCACCCGACCTAAAAGTGGTGCTGCAAGGCATGAGTTTATCGATTGTGTTTTACGGTTTAGTGCGCGCCTATGAAGCCAGGTTAGTGCGCAACATGATGTTCCGACAACTCGCTGTGCGGTCCATTGTCTCCATAACCGTCGGTGGCCTGGTCGGCATCTATCTGGCCGCGCATGGATGGGGCGGCATGTCTCTGGTAGTACAGCAGGTAACGGCATCCGGTCTCGGCCTGCTGTTGGTTGTTGCCCAAAGTCGCTGGCTGCCACGGATGGTTTTCGACAGCGCCCTGATGCGCCGTTATCTGGCAGATATTCGCCAGGTCGGATTGTCCGGTTTGCTTGGTTTTGTCAATACCAACGGTGATGCATTACTAGTCAGTTTACTGCTTGGCCCATATGCTACCGGCGTCTATAACCTTGCCAAGCGCGTCACCTCGGCCGTGTATCTGGTCATCTCCAGCTCCATGCACAAAGTCGCACTACCCGTATTCTCCGATGCGGGTACCGATTTAGCAGCGCTGCGTAGAGGATATTTAAAAATACTCGGGATCACTATTTTCTGCGTTGCGCCATTGCTATGTTTTCAAGCGGTGCTGGCGAAGCCTTTGGTAGCGATAGTGTTCGGCACGAAGTGGTTGCCTGCCGCACCAACGATTGCTGCATTAGCAGTGTTGTATTTGCTGTCCTCGGTCACGCAGTTAAATGATTATCTGTTTTTTGCGATGGGTAAGAATCGTGTTCCAGTACTGCTGGGAATAATCCAATTACTACTGGCAGCAGGATTTTCTGCGATCTTTCAAAACTTCGGATTGATCGGAATGAGCCTCTCATTTTGTGGGGCCTTTTTGCTGGTGTATCCGATTTCGCAGGTATTTCTGAATCGAATACTTAATCTAAACCTTCGCATGATGTGGCACGCGCTGGCTCCGCCTCTAGTCGGCAGCGTGATGTTATTTGTAGGACTCAGCGTCTATTTACTGTGTATCCCGGATCATTTAACCGATGTGGCTTCTATTGGCGGTGGCGTACTTGTGTCTTGCCTCTTGTATCCATTCATCGTCGTTATTACCGGTTGGAAAATAAGAGCATTCAACAGTTCCTGGCACGAAATGCTGATGGCAGCACTGCGGGTTCGTCGATTCTTTACGCGATCATCAAGTGAAATACTTTGA
- a CDS encoding glycoside hydrolase family 5 protein, giving the protein MFLAVLAGCFAITHGAVANCLDSKRLTGVNLSGAEFAANKLPGLVFHDYIYPDIADMRHFQSQGMNTFRLPFLWERIQPALFGDLDAPQLKLMMDTVADARLLDVCIILDVHNYGEYRGQPIGSVTVPPAALVDLWKRLLPHFRDPTNVAFDLMNEPSKLPIAKWAATAQETVDALRKNGAKNLILVAGGSWSGAHAWFADASGVSNADAFRTFHDAANNYLIETHQYADEDFSGTHNTCVDPAILTTVMSKLTKWAISTQHRLFLGEVGVYPTSPCLAALAAIVNSTKNASAWRGWTYWSTGPWLAEYPYNLLPDANGEKPQMAVLKQAM; this is encoded by the coding sequence ATGTTTCTCGCCGTCCTGGCGGGCTGTTTTGCAATAACACATGGCGCAGTTGCTAATTGCCTTGATAGCAAACGCCTGACCGGCGTCAATTTAAGCGGTGCGGAGTTTGCCGCAAATAAGTTACCGGGATTAGTTTTTCACGATTATATCTATCCCGATATCGCCGATATGCGCCATTTTCAATCACAAGGAATGAATACTTTTCGGCTGCCTTTTTTATGGGAGCGAATCCAACCAGCGCTATTCGGCGACCTTGACGCGCCGCAGCTCAAATTAATGATGGATACAGTCGCCGATGCACGTTTGCTGGATGTCTGCATCATTCTTGACGTGCACAATTACGGTGAATATCGCGGTCAGCCTATCGGCTCGGTTACCGTGCCACCGGCCGCTCTGGTCGATCTTTGGAAGCGGTTACTGCCGCACTTCAGGGACCCAACTAACGTCGCGTTCGATTTGATGAACGAACCAAGTAAGTTGCCGATAGCGAAATGGGCTGCAACAGCGCAGGAAACAGTTGATGCTTTACGGAAAAATGGTGCCAAAAATCTGATTCTGGTTGCGGGCGGAAGCTGGAGTGGTGCACATGCGTGGTTTGCAGACGCTAGCGGAGTATCAAATGCGGATGCGTTTCGCACATTTCATGACGCAGCAAATAATTACCTGATCGAAACTCATCAGTATGCGGATGAAGATTTCTCGGGCACCCATAACACCTGTGTTGATCCCGCAATATTAACCACGGTCATGTCAAAGCTGACGAAATGGGCAATCTCGACGCAACACCGTTTATTTCTTGGGGAGGTAGGGGTCTATCCCACTTCACCATGTTTGGCAGCGTTAGCGGCCATTGTCAACAGTACAAAAAACGCTTCGGCGTGGCGCGGCTGGACCTATTGGTCGACTGGTCCATGGTTAGCAGAATATCCATACAACCTGCTGCCCGACGCAAACGGTGAGAAACCACAAATGGCGGTGTTAAAGCAAGCGATGTAA
- a CDS encoding acyltransferase: MTKTKINEITGLRGIAALMVMYTHFVSWFSLPLRTNFSGEIGVTIFFSLSGFLMAYLYIEKNFSASDVIEYAISRFSRIAPAYLFIIFIAYIISTKLDPHFIYDITNRNIIRHILFSGNIAVFWSITPEVEFYFLFIFIWAAASRLVVRFDIVALLALILGSIVLLSYRDIFPGTFVGSKLHFFLFGVIAGAMRSKIKEGQGRKAMTLLHLALVSLVVLMEMGLISLPFADNKEFYNSILTAIFGAFLVFSFTFPSAIGKLFLENRLVIFCGECSFSIYLLHMPVLYLYKKILPGQPADLVSIGANIIFFTSLVIIVLLVSWLNFQYIEKPGARLIKSLGNRLKKRVLGLFPVAKSTQPFSVKGGN; encoded by the coding sequence ATGACAAAAACGAAAATAAATGAAATTACCGGATTACGTGGAATAGCAGCGTTAATGGTGATGTATACGCATTTCGTAAGTTGGTTTTCGCTTCCTCTGAGAACAAATTTTTCCGGCGAAATCGGCGTAACGATTTTCTTTTCGCTCAGCGGTTTTTTGATGGCTTATCTTTACATAGAAAAAAATTTCTCGGCGTCAGATGTGATCGAGTATGCAATCTCCAGATTTTCAAGAATCGCGCCTGCTTATTTGTTTATTATTTTTATCGCTTACATCATCAGTACGAAACTTGATCCACATTTTATTTACGATATTACAAACAGAAATATTATTCGCCATATTCTTTTTTCCGGAAACATAGCTGTTTTCTGGAGCATTACGCCCGAAGTTGAATTCTATTTTCTCTTTATTTTTATCTGGGCTGCGGCCAGCCGTCTCGTGGTGCGATTCGATATTGTTGCCCTTCTGGCTTTGATTCTCGGCAGCATAGTCTTATTGTCATACCGGGATATTTTCCCTGGAACTTTTGTGGGCTCAAAGCTGCACTTTTTTTTGTTCGGCGTTATTGCTGGTGCAATGCGTTCAAAAATTAAGGAGGGACAAGGCAGAAAAGCAATGACGCTCTTACATTTGGCTCTAGTCTCGTTGGTAGTATTAATGGAGATGGGATTGATATCTTTACCATTCGCAGATAATAAAGAATTTTACAACAGCATATTGACGGCAATTTTTGGCGCTTTTCTTGTTTTCAGTTTTACGTTTCCGTCCGCCATTGGAAAATTATTTCTTGAAAACAGGTTAGTTATTTTTTGCGGTGAATGCAGCTTTTCAATTTATTTACTGCATATGCCTGTGCTGTATTTATACAAAAAAATTCTTCCAGGGCAGCCTGCTGATCTTGTTTCGATCGGGGCTAATATTATTTTCTTCACCTCACTTGTCATCATCGTCTTGCTGGTTTCCTGGCTTAACTTTCAGTATATCGAGAAGCCTGGAGCGCGCCTCATTAAATCTCTCGGAAATCGTTTAAAGAAGAGGGTCCTAGGGCTATTTCCAGTCGCAAAAAGTACACAACCGTTCTCCGTCAAGGGTGGTAACTGA
- a CDS encoding polysaccharide polymerase, whose product MHYLSAIRNFIFPRQLDLQIPDKGLVFWILIGALVYQTVLCAIHTNIHPISMAGVELTEAFIYLAALLVLVRHIRLEFLAVAALVGTYLFLMAIFRNQLDPKGFRDVMIPLLFYALGRHIGDSNYADRVLKMMVLVVLFFGFFELFFLDAFSRIFNIFSYYVTQGGLIAGSNWTKGSVLGLNGMRPEGIGRTILPALLGGHRISSIFLEPVSLGNFAVIIGAWGLSKRSNDLVNMLFFVFAAMTMIALSDSRYGLITLAFLVLMRCIPFSKKNIWMIALPLLIVGMLLSIALFFDGRYSDSVIGRLFVSGKMLLSLDLGMIFGGVGFDIYFGDMGYPSLLTRLGVVLCLFLWIAFWLVNMEDERGDRFRASITLYMSLILSVSGTSLFALKTAGVLWFLVGCLAARQKMTLPATSGCAAAFSRT is encoded by the coding sequence ATGCATTATTTATCCGCCATCAGGAATTTTATTTTCCCTCGACAGCTCGATCTACAGATACCGGATAAAGGTCTGGTATTTTGGATTTTGATCGGCGCATTGGTGTATCAGACAGTCTTGTGTGCGATCCATACGAATATTCATCCCATTTCCATGGCTGGCGTGGAATTAACAGAAGCGTTCATCTATCTTGCCGCTCTCCTGGTATTGGTCCGACACATCAGACTTGAATTTCTGGCAGTTGCCGCGTTGGTCGGGACATACCTGTTTTTGATGGCGATTTTTCGTAACCAACTAGATCCAAAGGGTTTCCGGGACGTGATGATTCCACTCCTGTTTTACGCTCTTGGGCGTCATATTGGGGATAGCAATTATGCCGACCGTGTACTCAAAATGATGGTGCTCGTGGTGCTATTTTTTGGTTTTTTCGAATTATTTTTTCTGGATGCGTTTTCCCGTATTTTTAATATCTTTTCGTATTACGTCACTCAGGGCGGCCTGATAGCAGGTTCGAATTGGACTAAGGGCAGCGTCTTAGGACTGAACGGCATGCGGCCGGAGGGCATTGGGAGAACGATCTTGCCAGCCTTACTTGGCGGTCACCGAATATCGTCGATTTTTCTTGAGCCAGTATCGCTTGGTAATTTTGCGGTGATCATCGGAGCGTGGGGTTTATCTAAGCGAAGTAACGATCTCGTCAACATGCTTTTCTTTGTGTTTGCAGCCATGACGATGATTGCATTAAGTGACTCGCGCTACGGATTGATTACTTTAGCTTTTCTGGTGTTGATGCGCTGCATCCCTTTCAGTAAAAAAAATATCTGGATGATTGCTTTGCCATTACTTATCGTAGGAATGCTGTTGAGCATTGCCCTATTTTTTGACGGTCGGTATAGCGATAGCGTGATCGGGCGACTGTTCGTTAGTGGCAAGATGCTGCTGAGTCTGGACTTAGGAATGATATTTGGTGGAGTTGGATTTGACATCTATTTCGGCGATATGGGCTATCCGTCTCTGCTGACAAGGCTTGGTGTGGTGCTATGTCTCTTTTTATGGATCGCGTTCTGGTTGGTAAACATGGAGGACGAAAGAGGCGATCGTTTTCGGGCCTCTATCACCCTATACATGTCGCTGATCTTAAGTGTCAGCGGAACGTCGTTATTCGCTTTGAAGACCGCTGGCGTTCTCTGGTTCCTTGTCGGTTGCCTGGCAGCGCGTCAAAAAATGACATTACCAGCGACATCCGGATGCGCTGCAGCCTTCTCCCGAACATAA
- the epsF gene encoding chain length determinant protein EpsF, translating to MNFYQLLTILRTRYKIVLITWFLVVMVTAGVSLLLPKMYKASSTILINYKGTDPVSGEILPAQLATGYMATQMDIITSKTVALKVVANLGLANDPLLRQRLDKIASSDSISDLLADMLLKMVDVTPARESSVVEINVRDNDPIFAATVANGFTKAYQQVSLEIKAAPLRQAAIYFAQRIKTLRANLETAQHNLSEYQQVHGLISTDKRLDVETLRLNDLSSQLVIVQGQAMEASSRSKQAMGSGGVDSPDVIANSLVQTLKSSLALAEAKFALLSQNLAPNHPQYQAAQAEVDGLRDALSSNIKATNNGSSHNGRILRQREAEVRAALAAQRTRIFELNRFRDGLAVLVEDVDNAQHAYDAVHLRLTRSNLEGNSNQSDVSLLSVATTPMHPSSPNVQFNVVLSILMGLMLGVALAVLKELTHRGVGSGRDTPVPNVPTLASINRAIPSMPK from the coding sequence ATGAATTTTTATCAACTGTTAACCATACTTCGTACTCGTTACAAAATCGTGCTCATAACATGGTTTTTGGTGGTGATGGTGACTGCTGGTGTCAGTCTACTTTTACCAAAAATGTACAAAGCATCAAGCACGATACTGATTAACTATAAAGGTACCGATCCGGTGTCGGGAGAGATTTTGCCCGCACAGTTAGCTACCGGTTACATGGCGACTCAGATGGACATCATTACCAGCAAGACTGTGGCATTAAAAGTTGTTGCCAATCTAGGTCTGGCGAACGATCCACTTTTACGCCAGCGTTTGGACAAAATCGCAAGTAGCGACTCGATCAGCGACTTGCTAGCTGATATGTTGCTAAAAATGGTCGATGTGACGCCAGCGCGAGAAAGTAGCGTGGTCGAAATTAATGTCAGAGACAACGATCCAATATTCGCCGCAACTGTGGCAAATGGTTTCACCAAGGCATATCAACAGGTCAGTCTCGAAATCAAGGCAGCGCCGTTACGACAAGCCGCAATCTATTTTGCACAGAGGATCAAGACCTTGCGCGCGAACCTTGAAACGGCACAACATAACCTATCCGAATACCAGCAAGTGCACGGACTAATAAGTACCGATAAACGTCTGGACGTTGAAACCCTGCGTTTAAATGATCTTTCAAGTCAGTTGGTGATCGTTCAGGGACAGGCAATGGAAGCGTCGTCACGCAGTAAACAGGCAATGGGTAGTGGCGGTGTAGATTCGCCGGACGTCATTGCGAATTCGCTGGTTCAGACGCTGAAATCATCACTGGCGCTAGCTGAAGCAAAGTTTGCGCTGTTATCACAAAATCTGGCACCTAATCACCCTCAATATCAGGCTGCACAAGCGGAAGTAGACGGCCTGCGTGATGCGCTAAGCAGCAATATTAAAGCAACAAATAACGGCTCTTCGCATAACGGCCGCATATTACGTCAGCGTGAGGCCGAAGTGCGCGCCGCACTTGCGGCACAAAGAACCAGGATATTCGAACTCAACCGCTTCCGCGATGGGCTTGCAGTTCTGGTCGAAGATGTTGATAACGCACAGCACGCTTACGACGCCGTCCATTTACGCCTGACCCGCTCTAATCTCGAAGGCAATTCCAATCAATCCGATGTGTCTTTACTTAGTGTGGCAACGACACCAATGCATCCGTCGAGCCCCAATGTTCAATTTAACGTCGTTCTGTCGATTTTGATGGGATTGATGCTTGGAGTGGCACTCGCTGTATTAAAAGAATTGACGCATCGCGGGGTCGGCTCCGGCAGGGATACCCCAGTGCCAAATGTGCCCACGCTTGCCAGCATTAATAGGGCAATACCGAGCATGCCAAAGTGA
- the epsE gene encoding polysaccharide export protein EpsE: MIKKIYLVVLELLVVLAALAAFSAHAADIPLGAGDVVKITVFGNRDLNLETKVSETGSITFPLIGEVGVAGLSTSNTEKKIAGLLVSGGFLRTAQVNIMVTELQSQKVSMLGHVLHQGMYPIDGPRTVTDMLALAGGVGPNGGDTATIIFTRNGVVNKQIVDLVDMVHSADMRPNMPLISGDMVYVEQAPKFYIYGEVQHPGGYRLERHMSVMQALSVGGGLTPRGTENGLRVKRQNTAGKVHTFGVKNDDELLPDDVVYVKESLF; the protein is encoded by the coding sequence ATGATAAAAAAAATTTACTTAGTCGTACTTGAACTGTTAGTGGTTCTAGCGGCGCTAGCAGCATTTAGCGCGCATGCGGCCGATATTCCGCTTGGCGCCGGTGATGTCGTAAAAATAACCGTATTTGGAAATCGTGATTTAAACCTGGAAACGAAAGTCAGTGAGACCGGAAGCATTACCTTTCCACTCATAGGTGAAGTCGGGGTGGCAGGATTATCGACATCGAACACGGAAAAAAAGATCGCGGGCTTATTAGTCAGCGGTGGCTTTTTGCGCACGGCACAAGTCAACATCATGGTCACGGAACTACAAAGTCAAAAGGTTTCGATGCTTGGACACGTTTTGCACCAGGGCATGTATCCCATTGATGGCCCACGCACTGTCACCGATATGCTTGCCCTAGCCGGCGGTGTTGGTCCTAATGGTGGCGATACCGCAACCATTATCTTTACGCGTAATGGCGTAGTTAACAAGCAGATTGTCGATCTTGTCGACATGGTTCACTCCGCTGACATGAGGCCGAATATGCCGCTGATCAGTGGTGACATGGTGTACGTCGAGCAGGCACCTAAATTTTATATCTACGGTGAAGTCCAACATCCCGGCGGGTATCGACTAGAGCGGCATATGAGCGTGATGCAAGCGTTGTCTGTTGGCGGCGGCCTTACACCGCGCGGCACGGAAAACGGCTTACGCGTCAAGCGTCAAAATACAGCAGGAAAAGTGCATACGTTTGGCGTAAAAAATGACGATGAATTGTTACCGGACGATGTCGTGTACGTCAAAGAAAGTCTGTTTTGA
- a CDS encoding SurA N-terminal domain-containing protein produces MKILSLLVPLAALSLCGCGDTNTNTDTNTSKILVRVNEEEITTRQLEDELAHENPVNDSNVAVTPAQRNQTLEVLIDRKLLLKEARRQKLDRDPKVLQIIERYKTQAIVQAYLETQTGKIDQPTKNNVNEFFRSHPNCSRIENCLMSTN; encoded by the coding sequence TTGAAAATATTGTCGCTTCTCGTGCCGCTTGCTGCCTTGAGCTTATGCGGGTGCGGTGATACCAATACCAATACCGATACGAATACCAGCAAGATTTTGGTACGGGTAAATGAAGAGGAAATTACCACGCGCCAACTTGAGGACGAACTGGCACACGAAAATCCGGTAAATGACAGCAATGTGGCAGTTACACCAGCCCAGCGAAATCAAACATTGGAAGTGCTGATCGACCGGAAATTATTGTTGAAGGAAGCGCGGCGACAAAAATTGGACCGTGATCCAAAAGTGTTACAGATTATTGAGCGCTACAAAACACAGGCAATCGTGCAGGCGTATCTGGAAACACAAACAGGAAAAATCGACCAGCCGACCAAGAACAATGTGAATGAATTTTTTCGGAGTCATCCGAATTGTTCACGCATCGAAAATTGCTTAATGTCGACCAATTAA
- a CDS encoding undecaprenyl-phosphate glucose phosphotransferase has product MTENDIPLISFFKRLLDPAIILGLLYLVIVVQDEMFTGNYLALMIIAFFISSFIYEQIDLYRTLHAGKKLAFATDIFMGWAVVVCLLALIGQGTGLRYEFSDQVVLTWFTLAPFALLLSRLTAYRLAFNIGKDREVRSAIIVGANNLGTDILRRLTSRSNAGMDVHGFFDDHLALNQKYAVPMPSRPYLGLIADVALYACTHKIRTIFICLPMSENAGSSSLMEELRDTTASVYFVPDIYTFDLIQARLDHVGGIPVIGICETPFTGLRSVLKRSSDIVLALLIQIMLLPIMLPIAIGVKLSSPGPIIFAQRRYGLNGEEIVVYKFRSMGVCEDGAVVDQATKNDIRVTRFGGFLRRTSLDELPQFINVLQGRMSIVGPRPHAVAHNEMYRKLIKGYMLRHKVKPGITGWAQINGFRGETDTLDKMRSRIEFDLEYLRNWSLGLDLLIIMRTVKEVLKKDNAY; this is encoded by the coding sequence ATGACCGAGAATGATATCCCCCTCATTTCGTTCTTCAAGCGTTTGCTCGATCCAGCCATTATTCTTGGGCTTCTCTATTTGGTCATCGTCGTTCAGGATGAAATGTTTACCGGTAATTATTTGGCGTTAATGATTATTGCCTTCTTTATTTCTTCGTTTATTTACGAACAAATTGATCTTTACCGCACTTTACATGCTGGGAAAAAACTGGCTTTTGCAACAGATATTTTTATGGGATGGGCAGTAGTCGTTTGCCTGTTGGCGCTAATTGGCCAGGGTACCGGGCTTCGATATGAATTTTCGGATCAAGTCGTCTTGACCTGGTTTACGCTTGCGCCATTCGCGCTTTTATTAAGTCGTTTGACTGCCTATCGGCTGGCATTCAATATTGGCAAAGACCGGGAGGTGCGCTCGGCTATCATCGTCGGAGCGAATAATCTAGGGACCGATATTCTACGACGTTTGACATCCCGCAGTAATGCGGGCATGGACGTACACGGATTTTTTGATGACCACTTAGCGCTCAACCAAAAGTATGCGGTCCCAATGCCGTCACGCCCCTATCTTGGCCTGATCGCCGACGTTGCTCTCTACGCGTGTACGCATAAAATTAGGACCATTTTTATCTGTCTGCCAATGTCTGAAAATGCGGGTTCCTCCTCCTTAATGGAAGAGTTGAGAGACACGACGGCATCCGTCTATTTTGTGCCCGACATTTATACCTTTGATCTTATTCAGGCGCGACTTGATCACGTCGGCGGCATTCCTGTCATTGGAATTTGTGAAACGCCATTCACCGGCTTACGGAGCGTTCTAAAGCGCAGCAGCGATATCGTCCTGGCGCTACTGATTCAGATCATGTTGTTACCAATTATGTTGCCTATTGCAATTGGTGTGAAATTATCGTCGCCAGGCCCGATCATTTTTGCACAGCGTCGCTACGGTTTGAACGGGGAAGAAATAGTGGTCTACAAATTCCGTTCAATGGGCGTTTGTGAAGACGGGGCGGTGGTGGATCAGGCTACCAAAAACGATATCCGGGTGACCCGTTTTGGCGGCTTTTTACGCCGTACATCGCTAGACGAATTGCCGCAATTTATCAATGTCTTACAAGGTCGCATGAGCATTGTCGGCCCTCGTCCTCACGCCGTTGCACACAATGAAATGTATCGAAAACTGATTAAGGGATACATGTTGCGACACAAAGTAAAGCCCGGGATAACCGGATGGGCCCAGATAAATGGTTTCCGGGGTGAGACCGACACGCTGGACAAAATGCGGTCAAGGATCGAATTTGATTTGGAGTATTTGCGTAACTGGTCACTAGGACTGGACCTGTTAATTATCATGCGCACGGTCAAGGAAGTATTAAAAAAAGACAATGCCTATTAA
- a CDS encoding acyl-homoserine-lactone synthase, with translation MNVISGARDLLTSELITQMSRYRHKVFIETLEWNLESSNGAELDQFDRPDTVYVVAHDEHGNLNGCARLLPTTSPYLLGEVFPQLLHGMAMPHTPEVWELSRFAAMDFNHQTNSAMGEFSSPIAINLMQESIRCAAEHGAKRLITVSPLGVERLLRRAGFQAHRAGRPVIVDGQPMFACWIEVELNRKLIPGKEKSDTKLSGRYRF, from the coding sequence ATGAACGTTATTTCGGGCGCTAGAGACCTCTTAACAAGCGAGTTAATCACGCAAATGTCAAGGTACCGGCATAAAGTCTTTATTGAAACACTTGAATGGAACCTTGAGAGTAGCAATGGGGCAGAGTTAGATCAATTTGATCGTCCAGATACCGTGTACGTGGTCGCGCATGACGAACATGGAAATTTGAACGGCTGCGCCCGTTTATTACCCACTACCTCGCCTTACCTCTTGGGCGAAGTATTTCCCCAACTTCTCCATGGCATGGCCATGCCCCACACACCAGAGGTCTGGGAGTTATCTCGCTTTGCTGCGATGGATTTCAATCATCAAACAAATTCGGCCATGGGCGAATTTTCTTCGCCGATTGCAATTAACCTGATGCAGGAGTCAATTCGCTGTGCTGCCGAGCATGGGGCTAAGCGGCTCATCACCGTCTCACCACTTGGCGTTGAGCGCTTGTTGCGACGCGCGGGATTTCAAGCACATAGAGCCGGACGACCAGTGATCGTCGATGGACAACCTATGTTTGCGTGCTGGATTGAAGTGGAATTAAACCGTAAGTTGATCCCAGGTAAGGAGAAATCTGACACCAAATTGTCAGGTCGTTACCGTTTTTGA
- a CDS encoding LuxR family transcriptional regulator has translation MNSFQGDQVQALLTAENEAAFFAALSGAAHKLGFDYCAYGMRMPLPISQPKLVMLNNYSRAWKQRYFEQNYLMTDPTIAHGMRSSMPLVWSEEIGVKSRPFWEDAHAHGLGVGWAQSCHDTRGVGGLLSLSRSDEALSLKELHHITSNLTWLTHTAHEGLTRLLVPKLMPEAVARLTAREVEVLRWTADGKTSSEVGHIMNIAERTVNFHITNTLIKLGAANKAGAVIKAAILGLL, from the coding sequence ATGAATAGCTTTCAGGGAGATCAAGTTCAAGCCTTACTAACCGCAGAGAACGAGGCTGCCTTTTTTGCCGCGCTATCTGGTGCTGCTCATAAACTTGGATTCGACTATTGCGCGTACGGTATGCGGATGCCGCTTCCTATCTCTCAGCCGAAGTTGGTCATGCTCAACAACTATTCGAGAGCATGGAAACAGCGTTATTTTGAACAAAATTACCTTATGACCGACCCAACGATCGCACACGGCATGCGCTCAAGCATGCCATTGGTCTGGTCGGAAGAAATTGGTGTCAAATCTCGCCCTTTTTGGGAGGATGCCCACGCGCATGGTCTCGGTGTGGGTTGGGCCCAATCTTGCCACGACACAAGAGGCGTGGGAGGGTTGCTCAGCTTATCGCGCTCTGATGAAGCACTCTCATTAAAAGAACTGCATCACATCACGTCAAATTTAACCTGGCTGACCCACACCGCGCATGAGGGATTGACTCGATTGCTGGTTCCAAAGTTGATGCCGGAGGCTGTTGCGCGACTAACCGCGCGAGAAGTCGAAGTCCTTCGCTGGACCGCCGACGGTAAGACTTCTAGTGAAGTTGGTCATATCATGAATATTGCAGAGCGGACGGTGAATTTCCACATCACTAATACGCTAATAAAACTTGGCGCAGCAAATAAAGCCGGAGCCGTCATTAAGGCAGCAATTTTAGGATTGCTATAA